The segment GCAGTATCTCTTCCTCAGCCTCGTGGAAAGCTCGCGGCCGAGGTACGTGTTGTGATAGCATGGCTTCGTTCAACTTCGAAAACCTCGGAAGGATTTTTTCCAGGGAGCAGATGCGCTCCTTCGGGAAGCAGATACACGCGTCAGGCATAAACGCAACCCCGGAAGCTTTCGCCGGCTACCTGGTCCTCACTACGTTCTTCGCCACCCTCTTCTTCGCACTGGTGCTCGTGCTCCTCCCATCCTCGGCGACTTACTTCTACTCGCTGACCAGCAACGCCCTCGCGTCGCTCAAATTCCCGGCCCTTGCGCTCAGGCTCATTGCAATACTGCTCATACTGCTGGTTTCCGCTGCCCTCACCATCTTCTCCATCTACTTCCTGCTCTCGGCAATACTCATCTTGCGCATCGAGGCCAGGAAAAACGCGGTGGAAGTGATACTCCCTGATTTCCTCACGCTCATAAGCGCCAACGTGCGCGCCGGCATGACCCTGGACCAGGCAATCTGGTACTCGGCAAAGCCGGAATTCGGCATCCTCAGCCAGGAAGTGAAGAACGTGATGAAGGGCGCGTTCAGCGGCGAGTCGCTCAACGCGGCGCTCGACAAGCTCAGCGAGCGTTTCGATTCCCGGGCCTTGGATCGGACGATACGGCTGATAAAGCAGGCGTCCTACACTGGCGGCGAGGTCGCCAAGGTGCTCGAAATGACCGCCTCGGACGCAAGGGAGACCGCGATACTCAGGAAGGACATAGCCGCTTCGCTACTCATCTACGAGATATTCGTGGTGATTTCCGCGGCTATAGGCGCGCCATTCCTTTTCTCCGTGGTGAGCAAGCTCCTCGGAATACTGGAAAAGTCCTTCCAGTTCGTGCCCCAGACCACAGCCGAAATGGTGACTTTTATAAGGCCCACCGCG is part of the Candidatus Micrarchaeia archaeon genome and harbors:
- a CDS encoding type II secretion system F family protein, with translation MASFNFENLGRIFSREQMRSFGKQIHASGINATPEAFAGYLVLTTFFATLFFALVLVLLPSSATYFYSLTSNALASLKFPALALRLIAILLILLVSAALTIFSIYFLLSAILILRIEARKNAVEVILPDFLTLISANVRAGMTLDQAIWYSAKPEFGILSQEVKNVMKGAFSGESLNAALDKLSERFDSRALDRTIRLIKQASYTGGEVAKVLEMTASDARETAILRKDIAASLLIYEIFVVISAAIGAPFLFSVVSKLLGILEKSFQFVPQTTAEMVTFIRPTAPLVTSSDFYYFSIISIFVTVLISSLMVGSVQTGSKNQGLKYFPFMLVLAYVVYFLVGSLLTSLFASMI